AAGAAAGACCAAATGTCGAATAAATTTCATTAATGAAATCTAAAATTTCAACAATTTCATCTTGTAATTGATCTTCACGCATAAACAAGTGAGCATCATCTTGAGTAAAGGAACGAACACGGAATAACCCATTTAATGCCCCACTTGCCTCGTGACGATGAACATGACCCATCTCAGCAAGACGAATTGGTAAATCACGATATGAATGCAAACCGTTTTTATAGACGAGCATTCCTCCAGGACAATTCATAGGTTTGATTGCGAACTCGCGATCATCAATAGTTGATGTATACATATTTTCGCGATAATTTTCCCAGTGACCTGAGACTTCCCACAATTCTTTATTTAACATCGTTGGAGTTTGTGTAAATACATAGCCACGTTTGATGTGTGCATTGTAGTAATACTCATCCAAAGCATGACGCAATGTCATACCATTTGGTAACCAAAATGGGAAACCCGGGCCAAATTCACTCATCATGAAGAGTTCAAGTTCTTTACCAAGTTTTTTATGATCACGTGCTTTGGCTGCTTCTAGCCATTCAAGATACTGATTAAGATCTTCTTCAGTTTCAAATGTAATTCCGTAGACACGTTGAAGCATTTTGTTATTGGAATCACCTTTCCAATATGCTCCAGAAACTTTAAGAAGTTTGAAATATTTCATTTTCTTTGTCGTTTCAACATGCGGTCCACGACATAAGTCAATGAATTCTGCTTGACGGTATGCTGATATTGTTGCATCATCCTCAAGATTGTTGATGATATCGATCTTATAGGAATCGTCTTTGAAAATTTCTAAAGCTTCTTCTTTTGTTAACTCTTCACGTGTAATGCGCTTGTCTTCTTTCGCAATTTTACGCATCATTGACTCGATTTTAGGTAAGTCCTCTTCTGTTAAAACTTGATCTCCTAAATCCATGTCATAATAAAAACCATCTTCAATTACAGGTCCAACCCAGAATTTCGCTTCAGGATACAGACGCTTCACAGCATGAGCAAGTAAGTGTGCTGATGAGTGATTCAAGATATTTAGACGTTCGTCTTCTCTAATATTTACCATAATAACCTCCTCTATAATAAAGAAAAAACGTAAATCCATCCAAAAGGACGAATTTACGCGGTACCACCTTTAA
This genomic stretch from Erysipelothrix rhusiopathiae harbors:
- the thrS gene encoding threonine--tRNA ligase, with the translated sequence MVNIREDERLNILNHSSAHLLAHAVKRLYPEAKFWVGPVIEDGFYYDMDLGDQVLTEEDLPKIESMMRKIAKEDKRITREELTKEEALEIFKDDSYKIDIINNLEDDATISAYRQAEFIDLCRGPHVETTKKMKYFKLLKVSGAYWKGDSNNKMLQRVYGITFETEEDLNQYLEWLEAAKARDHKKLGKELELFMMSEFGPGFPFWLPNGMTLRHALDEYYYNAHIKRGYVFTQTPTMLNKELWEVSGHWENYRENMYTSTIDDREFAIKPMNCPGGMLVYKNGLHSYRDLPIRLAEMGHVHRHEASGALNGLFRVRSFTQDDAHLFMREDQLQDEIVEILDFINEIYSTFGLSYSIELSTRPEDKYIGDIDVWDRSEQALKEACMAAGVDFKINEGDGAFYGPKLDFKVRDSLNRVWQCGTVQLDMNLPERFDLTYVAEDGKKKRPIMLHRAIFGSIERFIGILIEHFAGGFPLWMAPKQIEIIPVNTEFHMDYANEVCDLLLEKGIRAHVDGRNEKLGYRLREAQKNKIPLQLIIGDQEIEDRSVNVRRYGERAQNPFDLDVFMQMVENEISTRYIHKIEK